GGCGGTGTTGCCGCTCCGAAGCACGCCGGTCGCGTCGGCCAGGACGTTCGGCCGCCCCTCGAAGACGAACGCGACTACCCCGCACGGGCTGACGACCTCCTCGACGACCCAGCCCTCGTGCTCGACCCGACCGGTCACCTTGTCGCGGCGCGAAGGCAGGTCGCGCCACTGACGCAGGCCCGCGATCATGTCGTTCCGCATCTTGTCGCCCGCGAGGAGGCGGGTGGTCGAGCGTCCCTTCGCCTTCGCGCGCTCGACGTCCCTGGCGTTGACGCCCGCGACCATCGTCCAGACGCACTCGTCGGCGAGGCGGTCGGCGAACTCGTCGTAGAACCGCGTGAACTGATCGTCGGACGCCGCCTGTTGGGCGTCGAACGCATCGAGCGCGCGGCCGACAGCCTCGGTCGCGAGTGCGTCCACGGCCTGCGGGATGTGCAGGATGTCGCCGGTCTTGCGCACGACGAGCAACTTGTCGCCGGGCTCGAACTTGTCAGCCAGTTCCTGGGAAACGTGCAGAACCCGGTCGCCGCCCACGAGGATCGGCATGCCGGGCTCCAAGCTGGTGAGTCTGTTCTCGTCCGTCATGGCTGTCTCCTCACGGAGTCTAGTTGTCCCCCATATCGCCGACGGCCTTGCCGCCGAGCTGGAGGGAGAGCGTCGTCTTCGTCTGGATACGCGGAAGAGGCTGCGTGTCCATGCGAGCCGCGCCCGGCCCGTAGCCGGTCATCGTCATCGAGGTGAAATCACACTCCGCGAAGATGCCCGCCGGGATCGTGACGCCGATCTGCTCGCCGGGCATCATGATCTTGTCCTTCACGTACTGCTTCACCTCGGCCATCTGCAGGTATCCCCAGTCCACAGACATGAGGTTGTCCTTCCAGACCTCCGACGAGCTCCACATGATGATCGTGTCCCGGCCCTGCATGCCCATCATCATCGCGTGCGAGCCGAGCAGGTTGGGAATGGGTTTCCACTCGAGCTTGACAGCCTTGCTCAGGTCGGGCGTCTCCTCCAGATCCGGGGCAGCGATCTCGATTGGGGCCAGGAAGTCCACGTTCGCCGGGCAGTCGAGTTCGACGCTGCCGGTGTAGCTGGTCGTCAGGGAATACCTGCCGGGCAGGGACGCGTCGGCGGCGATCTTGCCGGGCTGCTTCTGCGTAGGCCAGTAGCCGGTCGTCCAATCCGGCTTGTAGAAGTACGCCGACATCGCCTTTGCGGAACGGCTTTCCTTCTCCATGAGCCGCTTCGCCTCGGCGTCCATCGTCTTGAAGTTGATGACCTTGGGCTGACCGGGCCTGACGGCCGCGGACGATCCCCAGTAGTACTTGATCGTGAAGTCCGGCGGCTTGCTGCCGGACGCGCCGGAACCGCCGTCCTGCCCGTCGGCCTTCTCGGGCTTCGGGCGATAGAGGTCGAGGTCGAGCCTGTCCCCCTGCTTCAGGCCGGCAGGCGGAACGATGCTCGCGGTCGCACCCTCGGGAGCGATCCCGGGCGACCAGAGCCGCACGGTGAACGAACGGGTCGGCTTGCCCATGCTCATCATGCCCTCCATCCCGGGCATGCTGGAGACATCAATGCCGGGCGGGATCGGGGGCATCTCAGGCATGCCGGCGATTCTGGTAAGGCCGGTCTCGGCGAACATTCCGAGGTAAGCCTGATTCTCTACCGCACCGCCGGCGCTGATAGCGATGAGCAGAACGGATACCGTTATGAGAGCAGTACGCATCGAAGAACCTCCGAGGTTTGGGCAGATGTGCCGTGAGAGATTATCGCTGATTCGAGTAGCACCGTCAAGCGCCGGAGTAAGGTCAGGGCTTAGGAGGAGCGCATGCAGCCGATGCGCCCGGGGACCTACAGGGCGATCATATCCTCGAGCCGAAGGAGTTCACCGTCGGCCGGACGATCCGTGCAGAGCACCTTGTCGAGCGGCACCGAGACCGCCTGTCCCTCTCGGACGCCCACCATAACGCCGCGCTCCCCGCGGAGCAGGGCTTCCACCGCTCCCGCTCCCAGTTTCGTGGCAAGCAGGCGGTCGGAAGCGGTCGGGGAGCCGCCGCGCTGGACATGGCCGAGGACGGTGAGTCGGGCGTCGAAGCCGGGATGCTCGGCGATCAGGGTGCTGCATATAGCGCTCGCGCTGGGGACGGCCCCCTCCGCCACGACGATGATGAAGTGCGGCTTGCCTCGCTGCCTGGCTCTCTCCATCTCTAGAACGATGTCTTCCATGCTTTGCGGGCGTTCGGGAGCGATGACCATTTCCGCACCACCCGCAACCCCGGCCGCAAGAGCCAGATAGCCGCTGCGCCGCCCCATAACCTCTACGACGAAGGCGCGGCGGTGGGCGCTAGCGGTATCCTTGAGCTTGTCAATCGCCTCCAGGATGGTATTCATGGCGGTATCAACGCCGATTGAGGTCTCCGTCTCGCAGACGTCGTTGTCAATCGAGCCGGGCACTCCCGCGCACGGAACGCCCGCCTTGTGGAGTTCGAGCGCGCCGCGAAGGGAGCCGTCTCCGCCGATCACGATCACAGCGTCGAGGCCGAGCCTGCGGAAGTTCTCGACGCCCTTCCTGATGCCTTCGGGCGTCTCGAACTCGGGGCAGCGTGCGGTTTCGATGATGGTCCCGCCCCATCGGGCGATCCCGCCGACCGAGCGGCTGGTCAGGGTCTCGGCGTTGAGTTCGAGCAGGCCGATATAGCCGCGCCGGATGCCGACTGTCTCGACGCCGCGCGCGATCCCGGCCCGGACGACCGCCCTGATGCACGCGTTCATGCCCGGGGCGTCTCCCCCGCTCGTCAGAACTCCGATCCTCTTCATGAAGCCCTCCGCACTGACCTCTCGAAACGACAAACGACCCGCGGAGCGCGGGCCGTAGGTCCGTGTACGCCGTACTCCCGTACTTCGTACTCGCATGGTCGGGGTGGCCGGATTCGAACCGGCGGCCTCATGCTCCCAAAGCATGCGCGCTGCCAGCTGCGCTACACCCCGGCGAAAAGTTGGCTCACCGTAAGCTCAAAACGCTGGTTTTTCGAAGGCACGTGCGGTCTCGTTTTTGGCCTTACCGCACATGCTTTCATGCTTCTCTGTGCTATGTTGTGATGCCTTATTCTAGCGGGCATGTGCGGTGGAGTCAAGCTCTTTCTATAGCCCTTTTTCGTCACCTCGGCGGTTGTGTCCGGCCTTCACGCGCCGACTCTGCAAGGTTCTCTTGCGCCGTCTTTCGCGGATCGTACTTCTTCGGACGCCGCAGGCCGTAACGCCGCATGAGCATCTGTAGCTGCTTCATGTTCTTACTGCCCATCACTCGCCTTTCTCGCTAGCCGTGTACCGCACTGTCAGAACGGTGTCCGACCGCCCGGGCTTGCCGTGAGACTCGCAAGCCGGACAAGCCTTACTGCCGTCCTCATAGTGAACGTGAATCATGCCGGGCCGCGCCTGCTCTGCCGCCCGATCCGCTTCGAGTCCTTCAACTCGCCGCCGCAGTGTCATCACCGCATACCTCCCGGATCGCCCGCCCGTTCAAGTACCGTAACGCGGGCGTCTATGTCCTCGAGCTCTACCGCCTTGAAGGCCATCTCGAGCACCGCCCGCGCCGCAGTCACCCGGGCCGATGCAGGCGACTCGCCGCACTCCATCACATCCGTGAGAGTGTCTACCGCCCGCCTGCACGCCCGTTGCAGTCGTGCCACCGCCTGCCGCACGACCTCGCGCCGCGCATCCCGGTACAGAGCCTGAAACTCAGCGTCCTTCATCCATCGGTATATGGTTGTCTCGCCGATGTTGACTGACCGCGCCGCGTCTATTACGGAGTCGGACTCGAGCAGCGCCACTACCGCAAGTTCGTACTTCTTCTTCTGCCCGTTCACTTTCATATTCGCCCGCCCGCTTTCGGCCTCTCGATGCCGTTCAACGCCGCGAGAAGCTCGCCGAACAAGGCCCACCGCAGTGAGACACCCTTCTTCGTCGGATGCCACTCGCCGTCATCGGCCTGAAAGTATACGCGGATGTCAACAAGCTCGATGCCGTTGTATTCGGCGTCCGAAACGACGATCCGCTCTTTCGCGTTCTTCGGTATGCTTGCTAGCTCTGTGCTCATGCCGTCACCGCCTCTCGTCGCACTCGACTGCCTCGAGCGCCATAGTCCTCAACATGTCCACAAGTCCGCTCTGTCCTTCTACAGACCGGCACAGAGCAGGCCACAGGTAGCCATACTCCGGCGGCTTCTCCGGCGCGGGCCTGTCCAGCGTCCGCAGTGCCTCGAGCTCGAGCAGTTCGACGAACGCACCCAGAAGATCCATGCTCGACACCCGAAACTTGCCGCCGTCCTTTGTGTATAGGTACGGCGACTGCTCCTCAGCAAGCTCCTCCAGGCGTCTTAGTCTCTGTATGAGCGTCATCAGTTCACCTCATCGAGTCGCCCGCGAACCTCGGATCAGCCCCGATCTTCTCGAACACAGACGTAATAGTGCCGCCCGCCGCGTTCACGTCGCCGCCGTCGCGGACGTTCTCCACAGTCCAAGCCGTATGCTGCTTCAGGCTGCCCATCATGCTCGCCAAGTCCTTCGAGGCGGACTCCATCCGCTCCGCCCGCACCTCCTGCTCGCTCAGAGACGCCTGCCGAACCTCTCGCCACGCAAGATCATGCTTGGTATCGGCGGAGAGCATCGGGCCGATCACCCGCGCCAGTTCATCCCTGTGCGCCCTGTTGCCGGACTCAGCCGCCTTCTTGTAGAGCGCAAGCAGATCGCCCGGCTGCTTGCCCGCCGCATCCTGCGCCGCTATAGTCGCGTAGTATGTCCGCTCCTCGAACGGTACGGCCTGCCCTTCTGCCTTCTTCTTCGCCGCCGCCAGGTCTCTCGTGACCTGCTGTGTCATCTCGGTGAAGGCGCTCTCCACGGTTTCTTGCATCTGTGCATCAAGCTCGCCGATCTTCGACTGCTTGTAGCCGTCCGAATAGTCCGGGCTGCCTGTCATCGCGCTCCGCTTCTCGGCGTAAGCCGGGATCGCGCTAAGTACCTTACCTAAGCTCTGTGCGTAGTAATCGAATCGCCACATCGTTCTTGCCTCCTGTTTGTTCTCTCGGTGTATTCGTCGCCGCCGCCGATGCCAAGCCCTTCTATGGTATGAGACACCACCTCGCTTTCATGCCGTTACCTCTACTTTATCTGTGTAGAACTTCTTGTAGCACGAATAGCAGAAGTATTCGCCATCGAGAGTGTGCTCGGTACGCCCGTCACAGTGGATGCACTTGCCGGGCCGCGCCGCCATGTGGTACGCAGGTATGTCCGGCTCGATGTTTTCACGCTCAGACGGGACGGGTAGGGACGGGTAAACGGTGTTTTCACGAACTTTCTCTATGTGTGCCTCGCGTGGGAGAGTTTCGCAAAAAGGCGTTTTACCGTCCCTACCCGTCCCTAAGCCTTCATCCGGCGGCAGTCCAGAAGCGTCTTTCAACCCGATCCCGCTCAAGAGACGTACCCGCTTGCCGCCCGGCGCTCGCCGCGTTTCGATGTTGTCCCGCCTGCACAGGTTACGGGAGAACTCAGACGAATACTTGAACGCCTGTTTGGTTTTCGTGTCCTCGCACCACGCCAAGTAAGCCCGCCACAGTTCGCCGGACTCCACCTCCAGCCTCGGATGCAGCTCGCACTTGTCCTCGATGAAGTCAAGCAGAACGTCGTGACTCTCAAAGAGACTCTCGACTTCATGCTGTAGTACGTCCGGCATACCGAGCCCGTGCTTCTGCCACTCGATGCACCCGCGAACCATCCACGCGAGGATGCCCGCCGCCTCTGCCTTCAGCTTCTCACCGAGCCGTTCATCCCGGACGGGATGCTGCTGCTCGTGAGGGTAGTAGAACCGCCGCCGAAACGGTAGCATCTTGACGCGCCGCCTCATCGCGTAGTTCTGGGATCGTATACGCGGCACTTCGTTTGTCGCGAACACCACCTTGAACGCCGGTGTGAAGGTGAAATACGGCTGGTACAGATGCCGCGCCGTGACCGGATCGCCGCCGCTTACCTGCTTGAGTAGGGACTCATTGAAGGACGTCATGCCCTCGCCCTCGGACGCCGTGACAAGCCGCGCTCCGACCAGTCCTGCCAGATCGGACGTGTTCTCGCCGCGCCGGTCTAAGAACGTCGTGACCGGCGTACCCTTCGCATAGTCGCCCGCTATGTGTGCCAGTGTGTTGACGAGCACGCTCTTGCCGTTGCTGCCCTTCCCGGTCAGCAAGAAGAAACACTGTTCGCGGGTGTCACCCGTGAGGATGTAACCCGCCATCCGATGCACGAACCCGATCACATCCGGGCCGTCAAACACCTCGGACAAGAACCGATCCCATCTCGGGCACGTCGCATCAGCGTCATATTTGACGGGTGACAGTTTCGTGAGCAAGTCCGACTGAAGGTGTTCTCGAAGCTCGCCGGTTCGCAAGTCCAGCGTGCCGTTCGCGCAGTTGAACAGCCAAGGATCGGCGTCTAAGTCCTTCGCCTGGACTGGCACGCCCGGACACCTCTCCGCAAGCCGTACCATCGCATCGAGCCTGCCTGCGGCCTCCGAACCTCGGACGTGTTTGTATAGGGCCGCGTTCGCCTCAGCCGTCGGACAGTCCGGCAGTATGGCATACAGCCCGCGAACCACCTCACGAGCTAGCCGATGAACCTCGCCGGTAGCGTCCTGTGCCCATCGGCTGCCGTCCCAAACGAGCCACTGTCCGGCGTCCACATCGAAACGCAGGTTCGCGCCGTGGGCCGCTATGAGCCGCTCAGCGTTGCCTAGATCGGTGAGCGTGAACCCGTCCGGCGCACTGCCCGGGATCGCCGCCGGTTCACTAACGGTTAGTGAAGCCGCCGTCGGCGTCCACTCGGGCGCATCCTCGACAAGCCGCAGAAGCTCGTCAACCGTCCCGCCGGACTCGAGCCAGTCGCTTACGTCGCCCTTCTCCGGCAGTCCCGGCAGTTCGAGCACCTTCACCGTCGCCGCCGTGCCGTGGATCGCGTTCGCGACCTGCTCAGCGTGCTTGCGTCCCGGCTCGTCGTTGTCCGGCAGAACCACGACGTTCGCGCCCGTGAGACTCTCGGTGTAACCGGGTAGCCAGTTGCTCGACGCGCCGACTGAGTTTGTTGTCGCTGTCAAGCCCAACGCCCGCAGGTTGTCGCAGTCCTTCTCGCCCTCGGGTATGTAGACCGTCGCGCCCGACTGCACCGCCTCGAGCACCTCGGGCAAGCAGTAGAGCACGCGCCGGACGTTGCCAAGACTCCAAGTCCAGCTGTGAGCGCCGCCGGGCCGACGCTGCGAGAAGTCCTTCGAGCCGTCCGGGTTGTCGGGATGTCTAAGGACTTGGTACAGCAGTTTGCCGCCCTCGTCGCAATAGTCGTATGTCGCGACAATAGGCTTCTCCCACGGCGGCGGGCCGTCGTATTTCGCGCCGACCGCCTTCGGACCGGATGCCTTCGGCGCATCAGCGAACAGATCGCGCATCTCGAGCCCGAGCGCCTTCACTATGTCCTCCGTCTCGCATTCCGCGAAGCAGTGCAGAAGAAGCTTGCCCTCGCCCTCGGTGACGCTGAGAGAGGCGTTGTCATCGGCGTGAGCCGGGCACAAGGCCATATACTCGCCGTCGCGACCAGGCCGCACGCCCTGAAGCCGTCCGAGCAGATCGTCAAGCGTCATCGCCGCGCCTCCTCGTCACCGTCCCGGGCCGCCTGCCGTGCCTGAAAGGGTACAGGGCGCAGTCAGTCACCACGCACTCGCGAACCTCGCGCCACTCGTAACCCGCGCAGTCATAACATCGCGAACGGATCGCCTCCAGAGGACTGTTCGGGTTTCGGACTCGCCGCCGCTTGCCCGCTATGCCCGAAATAGTGCAGTGTACTGCATCGTTTTGAACCTCCGCCATTGAGGTAGGGTGTTTCATCATCCCACCTCCTCGGGCTTGACTTGATTGAGCCTGCACGTCACCGCCGCAGGTACTACGCGCCCTCGAAGCCGGTACAGCCGCGTCACATACTCGAGCTCGCTCAAGACCTCGCCCTCGGCGAACCACTCGACGGCTCGGGCGTTTAGCGGGTAGCCGGTGAAGTGCCAGAACGAAGGACTGTAGAAGACGACTGCCGCTGGTATTCGGCTCGCATCCGCAAGATGCCGAAGTGCCCGGTAGGACGGATGCTCGAAGTCCAGCGGGCGAGGATCGCCGCTCTTGTATTCCACGAGAGCGCAAGGCCGCCCGCAGTCAAACTCGACAAGCAGAAAGTCCACGTCAACCGCCGGGCAGTCAGCGCCGTAGAGCCGATGTCGCTCTGATAAGGCCGCGTCGCGCCAGTGCGTCCTCTCGCCCTTGACATTCGGCGACGTGACGCTATAATAACCGTGAGCGCGTTCATCGCGTGTTCGCCCAGCAGAGCCGCCGCGCCTGCAAGCTAGAGCGACTCTGCTGGTTCTCTCTGTCGTGTGCATCATGCGGCTTCCTCCTCCCACTCACCGAGCTTCTTGTCCACCCATCCGCTCGGAACGAACATGAGCCTGCCCACGCGAACCGTAGGGATCGCGCCGCGCCTGGCAAGCTGGTAGAACCCGGCGCGACTGAGCCGCAGAGTTTCCATCGCCTCCGCAGGCTTCAGCAGTTTGTGTCCTGAAACCGTTGCTGTCATTTGAGAACCTCCTCACGTCTTCGTCGCTCCTCGTCACTACACGCGCAAAAAGGGCACGCGTCGAAAGGCCGCCATACCTTACAGGTATGCCGCACACTCCTTTCGACGCGTGCCCTTGTGGGTAGTGTCAGCGACACTCCGGCAGGTGCGTTATGCTACCTGTATCCGGAAAGTGCACGCGTTCAGTCTCTATTCAGTTGGCCATCGCTCCGACCGTCTCTATCTCCGTGATATTTTACCACGGCCTCTTTCGTGTGTCAATGGCCCTGTGCGCGGTTTTCTGTGCAAGTTCGTTTCCGCCGAAAAACTGCTGTCTCGCGTTGCGCCTCGCGCAGCCCGGACTCACCTTCCACCACCCTCTCAAACAGTTCCGGCGCGGCTTCCAATACTTGCTCGGCCTCATCTACCGCCGACCTGCCCACGTTGAACTTCCGCGCCGCAACCTCACGAGCCTCGCCACTTCCGCCGAAATCGGCACCGTTTTCCGGCCTGCCTTGTTTCACCGCGCCGGACTCTTGCAGGCTTCGGCGGATGGTGCCTTGATCGTGCCCAGTCAACGCCGCGGCCTGCGCGTATCATGGATTGCCGCGGATCCGCCCGTTCCATGGGATTCCCAAGAATCCGCCGACGACAAGAGGTTTCCCACAGACGCCCTGCCCGAACGCCCGAAGGCCATAGAAACGCATCCTCGCGCCGTATGCGCGGAGTCTTGCGCTATGTGTGCCTTGGCTCAGCCTCACGCTTCGGGATGTTTAGGAAGCTCAGCCATTGGGTACATACATGCCCGCAAGCAGACAGGCGACTGTAGTCACGACTTGCAGGCTGTTACAGAGCCGCCGCTGCGACGAAAAGGAGGAGAAGAGGATGAGCATCAAGCACATCTTGCGCTTCGCCACGGTTGTCGCTCTTGCCCTCGCAGTATCCACCTCGGCATTCGCTGGATGGACGGTGAGTTACCTGAAACCCGCTGGAAGTACTGTGTCCCTAGCCCACGGTATCTCGGACGGTCAGCAGGTCGGATATGCCAACATCAGCGGACCCGTTGGCCAGACACAGGCGGGCATGTGGAGTGGGACGTCGGCAAGCTGGGTTGACATCCATCCTGCCGGGAGTACCTCATCCCGTATCTATGGTGTCTCTGGCGGACAACAGGTCGGGTATGCGGTCATCGGCTACCTTGACCATGCCGCGTTATGGACCGGGACTGCGGCAAGTTGGGTGGATCTCAGTCCAACTGGTAGCACCCACTCCCGCGCTTATGGCGTCTCGGGCGGCCAGCAGGTCGGATATGCCAGCATCAGCGGGCAGTCTCGCGCAGGTCTGTGGAACGGAACAGCCGCAAGTTGGGTGAGTCTCCATCCCGCTGGGATTCTTCATTCCTATGCCTATGGTATCTCTGGCGGGCAACAGGTTGGATACGTGCGCATTGGCAGCAATTATCATGCTGGGCTATGGGCCGGGACGGCGGAGAGCTTCGCAGACCTCCATCCCATCGGGAGCACCGATTCCTATGCCTATGGTGTCTCTGGCGGACAACAGGTCGGGTATGCGGTCATCGGTGGCTATACTCACGCCGGACTCTGGACCGGGACAGCGGAGAGCTACGTGGACCTCAGCCCGAACTGGAGCAGTTGGTCGGAAGCCTGCGGTGCCTCTGGCGCATATCAGTTCGGGTATGCGCGCATTACTGGCAACGACCACGCCGGGTTATGGACGGGAACGGCGGAGAGTTGGTCAGACCTCCATGGCGTCCTCGAAACCAAGTACGCACATTCATACGCACGGGCCATCGAGGTGACGGGTAGTGACATCTGGGTTGTAGGCTATGCCTTCAACGTGTCTACAGGCTACTACGAGGCCGTCATGTGGCACAACGTTGTTCCCGAGCCTTCCGGCCTGTTCGCCTTAGCTTCCGGCCTTGCGACTCTGGGTCTGCTATGGAGGAGAAGAGGATGAAAAGAGCATTCGCGTTAGTGGCAGCCATTGTGCTGATATTCCCGGCAATCGCAGCCCAGGCGGCACCAGTCCAGTGGCCCGTCGCCGCAGGCGGAAACGACCATTGGTATGAGGCTGTGTATGTCCCGAACTTCATCACATGGACGGAAGCAGATTTGGCTTCACGTTCCGTGGGCGGTCACCTTGCGACCGTGGCCGCCGAGCCGGAGAACCAGTTCATCTACAGTCTCATATCAGACGACAAGTACTGGCGCTACTCCAACAACATGAACGGGCCGTGGATCGGCGGCTATCAGGATCTCGACGCGCCTGACTACTCAGAGCCGGACGGCGCGTGGCGTTGGGTCACCAGTGAACCTATGGTCTACACAAACTGGGCCACCTCGCAGCCGGACAACGGATGGGCCGGTACGGAACACTGCCTGCACTTCTTCGGGTGGCTGAATGAGAAGTCATCGAAGTGGAATGATGCCCGCAACGTAGAACCTATACTTGGCTACGTAGTGGAGTACGACGTTATCCCTGAGCCCTCCGGCCTGATCTCCCTGGTCGGCGGGCTATGCGGACTCGCAAAACTGATCAGGAGGCA
This portion of the Armatimonadota bacterium genome encodes:
- a CDS encoding PEP-CTERM sorting domain-containing protein; this translates as MSIKHILRFATVVALALAVSTSAFAGWTVSYLKPAGSTVSLAHGISDGQQVGYANISGPVGQTQAGMWSGTSASWVDIHPAGSTSSRIYGVSGGQQVGYAVIGYLDHAALWTGTAASWVDLSPTGSTHSRAYGVSGGQQVGYASISGQSRAGLWNGTAASWVSLHPAGILHSYAYGISGGQQVGYVRIGSNYHAGLWAGTAESFADLHPIGSTDSYAYGVSGGQQVGYAVIGGYTHAGLWTGTAESYVDLSPNWSSWSEACGASGAYQFGYARITGNDHAGLWTGTAESWSDLHGVLETKYAHSYARAIEVTGSDIWVVGYAFNVSTGYYEAVMWHNVVPEPSGLFALASGLATLGLLWRRRG
- a CDS encoding transcriptional coactivator p15/PC4 family protein; this translates as MSTELASIPKNAKERIVVSDAEYNGIELVDIRVYFQADDGEWHPTKKGVSLRWALFGELLAALNGIERPKAGGRI
- the pfkA gene encoding 6-phosphofructokinase; protein product: MKRIGVLTSGGDAPGMNACIRAVVRAGIARGVETVGIRRGYIGLLELNAETLTSRSVGGIARWGGTIIETARCPEFETPEGIRKGVENFRRLGLDAVIVIGGDGSLRGALELHKAGVPCAGVPGSIDNDVCETETSIGVDTAMNTILEAIDKLKDTASAHRRAFVVEVMGRRSGYLALAAGVAGGAEMVIAPERPQSMEDIVLEMERARQRGKPHFIIVVAEGAVPSASAICSTLIAEHPGFDARLTVLGHVQRGGSPTASDRLLATKLGAGAVEALLRGERGVMVGVREGQAVSVPLDKVLCTDRPADGELLRLEDMIAL
- a CDS encoding helix-turn-helix domain-containing protein — its product is MTATVSGHKLLKPAEAMETLRLSRAGFYQLARRGAIPTVRVGRLMFVPSGWVDKKLGEWEEEAA